In Vicinamibacteria bacterium, a single genomic region encodes these proteins:
- a CDS encoding phosphatase PAP2 family protein, producing the protein MLQTKRVSGLLVLGAVLAAPLSSQTLDPPAPPDLGRFFPSDGSPEDGQRTLGAFPRNLGRGLVGVFSKDSLAPLLIGAAVSGGSSFLDTRTRSAVSSPASIFGNAGDTGGSFPVMAPIALGLFASGRLVGDGRFRAASYDITEALILSEVYTEVMKRAVHRTRPDGSDNYSFPSGHTSAAFAWATVANAHYGPKVGIPSYLVASAIGASRLVKDKHYLSDVLAGATLGYIVGRTVVRENGEPLARRTRVSLVPTSDAKGTGAGVGLSVEW; encoded by the coding sequence TTGCTACAAACCAAGCGGGTCAGCGGTCTCTTGGTCCTGGGAGCGGTCCTCGCCGCCCCTCTCTCCTCTCAAACGCTCGACCCTCCCGCTCCTCCGGACCTGGGCCGGTTTTTCCCGAGCGACGGCTCGCCGGAAGACGGGCAGCGGACCCTCGGCGCTTTCCCCCGGAACCTTGGCCGCGGCCTGGTGGGCGTCTTCAGCAAGGACAGTCTGGCCCCCCTCCTGATCGGAGCCGCGGTCAGCGGAGGCTCTTCCTTCCTCGACACCCGGACCAGGAGCGCGGTCTCCTCCCCCGCGAGCATCTTCGGCAACGCAGGGGACACGGGGGGGAGCTTCCCCGTGATGGCGCCCATCGCGCTCGGGCTCTTCGCCAGCGGCCGGCTAGTCGGGGATGGACGCTTCCGGGCCGCGAGCTACGACATCACGGAGGCCTTGATCCTGAGCGAGGTCTACACCGAGGTCATGAAGAGGGCCGTCCACCGAACGCGGCCCGACGGCTCGGACAACTACTCCTTTCCCTCCGGCCACACCTCGGCGGCCTTCGCCTGGGCCACCGTGGCCAACGCCCACTACGGGCCGAAGGTGGGGATCCCCTCCTACCTCGTGGCCAGCGCCATCGGCGCCTCGCGTCTGGTCAAGGACAAGCACTACCTGAGCGATGTGCTCGCGGGAGCGACCTTGGGCTACATCGTCGGCCGTACGGTGGTGCGCGAGAACGGCGAGCCGCTCGCTCGACGGACTCGGGTCAGCCTCGTCCCCACAAGCGACGCCAAGGGGACGGGGGCGGGGGTCGGCCTCTCCGTAGAGTGGTGA
- a CDS encoding acetamidase/formamidase family protein translates to MRRFVLVSALLVGVLAVGRPGGAQPAAPGGKHHVLAATKENVQWGWLDPTEKPKLTVDSGDTVSVETLYHSLDQLQPDTPMAEIVRLRLANPGGGPHSVTGPIFVNGAEPGDTLEIRIRKITPKPSGFNFHLPGAQFPTIGMLAPEFPDGFVRYYKLDLAKMQTEFKPGVMLDLKPFPGIVAVGVDPNEPKERAGPPIHDAKGRTSTLRPWKNGSNLDLNELQAGSSFFVPVFQKGGLIWIGDAHCRQGNGEVNLTALECAYKEIEIQPVVRKDLKIEWPRAETKTHWILMAFDEDLNEAMKIAVRNTVDFLASQKLVPMSRDEAYALTSMVADCRVTQVVDIRKGVHCMVPKSVFAKE, encoded by the coding sequence GACCCGGCGGGGCTCAGCCCGCGGCTCCGGGCGGCAAGCATCATGTCCTGGCCGCGACCAAGGAGAACGTGCAGTGGGGCTGGCTGGATCCGACCGAGAAGCCCAAGCTCACGGTCGACTCCGGGGACACGGTCTCGGTGGAGACGCTCTACCACTCGCTGGACCAGCTACAGCCCGACACGCCGATGGCGGAGATCGTCCGCCTGCGCCTGGCCAATCCCGGCGGGGGCCCGCATTCGGTGACGGGGCCGATCTTCGTCAACGGCGCCGAGCCCGGCGATACCCTCGAGATCCGGATCCGGAAGATCACGCCCAAGCCCTCGGGGTTCAATTTCCACTTGCCGGGAGCGCAATTCCCCACCATTGGCATGCTCGCCCCTGAGTTTCCGGACGGCTTCGTTCGCTACTACAAGCTCGACCTTGCCAAGATGCAGACCGAATTCAAGCCCGGCGTGATGCTCGACCTCAAGCCTTTCCCGGGGATCGTGGCCGTGGGCGTGGACCCGAACGAGCCGAAGGAGAGGGCAGGGCCGCCCATCCACGACGCCAAAGGGCGCACGAGCACGCTGCGGCCCTGGAAAAACGGCTCCAACCTGGATCTGAACGAACTGCAGGCCGGCTCGTCCTTCTTTGTGCCCGTTTTCCAGAAGGGCGGGCTGATTTGGATCGGCGACGCGCACTGCCGGCAGGGCAATGGTGAGGTCAATCTCACCGCCCTGGAGTGCGCTTACAAGGAGATCGAGATCCAACCCGTGGTCCGGAAGGACCTCAAGATCGAGTGGCCGCGGGCGGAGACGAAGACCCACTGGATCTTGATGGCCTTCGACGAGGACCTGAACGAAGCCATGAAGATCGCGGTGCGGAACACGGTGGACTTCCTGGCTTCCCAGAAGCTCGTGCCCATGAGCCGCGACGAGGCCTACGCGCTGACCTCCATGGTCGCCGACTGCCGCGTCACCCAGGTCGTGGACATCCGTAAGGGAGTCCACTGCATGGTGCCCAAGTCCGTCTTCGCCAAGGAGTAG
- a CDS encoding IPT/TIG domain-containing protein, protein MPAQRTPSNSGFAAAEAALLLVSLLLFALAVYVASEFWATPQVAGVFPIPARETVTLRGTHFSSEPGGNIVLFGDKVGRVLRASPTALDVEVPDFGLSGAGQVSVPLRVLVGDRSSTGRAVTVAAPLGQPASAPPSPAPAVVATAPTPSAMPSPEAPPASPAAPEVTRVKALPTPSPPGPDLAAMIDEADSVAKGRKFESAVQLYDEILKKEPENARARNGRTTAQSAVASLQKTFTSGKTAGEGRGARGDFKAFDAREVSVKKPADVPGRIEFEVIPPRLAAGDPYTVKVFLQNEGSKGIKVATLRVSSALNGARSDAAVPPPKAELAPRERALLYEETGVWRDGVTSWTLEVQVGSGRGDTYRNQIHWK, encoded by the coding sequence ATGCCTGCCCAACGCACGCCGAGCAATTCTGGGTTTGCGGCCGCCGAGGCCGCCCTCCTCCTGGTCAGCCTCCTGCTCTTCGCCCTGGCCGTGTACGTGGCCTCCGAGTTTTGGGCTACCCCCCAGGTAGCGGGGGTCTTTCCGATTCCGGCCCGGGAGACGGTCACGCTGCGCGGCACTCACTTCTCTTCCGAGCCGGGCGGCAACATCGTCCTCTTCGGGGACAAGGTCGGGCGGGTGCTCCGGGCTTCGCCCACCGCCCTCGATGTGGAGGTGCCCGACTTCGGGCTCTCCGGCGCCGGGCAGGTGAGCGTGCCCCTCCGGGTCTTGGTGGGCGACCGCTCCTCGACCGGGCGCGCGGTCACGGTGGCGGCCCCGCTCGGACAGCCTGCCTCTGCCCCACCCTCGCCGGCCCCCGCCGTCGTGGCCACCGCGCCTACGCCGTCGGCGATGCCGTCCCCCGAGGCCCCGCCCGCGTCTCCTGCTGCCCCCGAGGTGACGAGGGTCAAGGCGCTCCCCACTCCCAGCCCCCCCGGCCCCGATCTGGCCGCGATGATCGACGAGGCGGACAGTGTCGCTAAGGGTCGCAAGTTCGAGTCCGCGGTCCAGCTCTATGACGAGATCCTGAAAAAAGAGCCTGAGAACGCGAGGGCCCGCAACGGGCGCACCACCGCCCAGTCCGCGGTCGCGTCCCTCCAGAAGACCTTCACCTCGGGAAAGACGGCGGGGGAGGGTCGCGGGGCGCGCGGCGATTTCAAGGCCTTCGACGCGCGCGAGGTCTCCGTGAAGAAGCCCGCGGACGTGCCGGGTCGGATCGAATTCGAGGTGATCCCCCCTCGGCTGGCGGCGGGCGACCCCTACACGGTCAAGGTGTTCCTGCAGAACGAGGGGAGCAAGGGCATCAAGGTCGCGACCCTGAGGGTATCCAGCGCGTTGAACGGGGCCCGCTCCGACGCCGCCGTCCCGCCGCCCAAGGCGGAGCTGGCCCCCCGGGAGCGGGCCCTCCTCTATGAGGAGACGGGGGTCTGGCGGGATGGCGTCACGTCCTGGACCCTGGAGGTGCAAGTGGGCTCGGGGCGGGGCGACACTTATAGGAACCAGATCCACTGGAAGTAG
- a CDS encoding efflux RND transporter periplasmic adaptor subunit: MRKGLIGIGVVVLAGGLSVALYSKSNSQKDKGWKTVAVTRGPVVEKALAIGAIKPKREIAVKSKISGIVKISYRQVGDKVAAGDPLFDIIPDPTPLELTEARREVESSRNVFDQAKKKWDRNDALRQQGIVSSQDWEQTDKDLQEAQIHLNLSSERLALVEKGRVHSHELNVESIIRAPISGTVLELLVNEGDPVVPLTSYQAGTALTSLADMSTLVFKGTVDEIDVGKLKEGMPAHIKVGALPDAKVEGKVYKIAPKSKTAEGATLFDVEIELLPGKDVVLRAGYSANADIAVREKADVLQIPERLVTFTEGKASVEIPGPGDSEPVKKPIKIGLSDGMIVEVADGLGEKDLVVERPPKKIE; this comes from the coding sequence ATGCGTAAGGGACTGATCGGTATCGGTGTCGTGGTCCTTGCGGGCGGCCTCTCCGTCGCCCTCTACAGTAAGTCCAACTCCCAGAAGGACAAAGGCTGGAAGACGGTGGCCGTCACCCGGGGGCCAGTGGTCGAGAAGGCCCTGGCCATCGGGGCCATCAAGCCGAAGCGCGAGATTGCGGTCAAGAGCAAGATCTCGGGGATCGTGAAGATCTCCTACCGCCAGGTGGGGGACAAGGTGGCCGCGGGGGACCCCCTCTTCGACATCATTCCCGACCCCACGCCCCTCGAGCTCACGGAGGCGCGGCGGGAAGTCGAGAGCTCCCGCAACGTCTTCGATCAGGCCAAGAAGAAGTGGGACCGGAACGACGCTCTTCGCCAGCAGGGCATCGTCTCCAGCCAGGACTGGGAGCAGACGGACAAGGACCTGCAGGAGGCGCAGATTCACTTGAACCTGTCGTCGGAGCGGCTGGCCCTCGTCGAGAAGGGGCGCGTGCACTCCCACGAGCTCAACGTGGAGTCGATCATCCGCGCCCCCATCTCGGGGACCGTGCTCGAGCTGCTCGTGAACGAGGGCGACCCCGTCGTACCCCTCACTTCCTATCAGGCGGGCACTGCCCTCACCAGCCTCGCCGACATGTCCACCCTGGTGTTCAAGGGCACCGTGGACGAGATCGACGTGGGCAAGCTCAAAGAAGGAATGCCCGCCCACATCAAGGTGGGGGCCCTGCCCGACGCCAAGGTGGAGGGCAAGGTCTACAAGATAGCCCCCAAGTCCAAAACCGCGGAGGGGGCCACCCTCTTCGACGTGGAGATCGAGCTCCTGCCCGGCAAGGACGTCGTCCTGCGCGCGGGCTACTCCGCCAACGCCGACATCGCGGTCCGCGAGAAGGCCGACGTGCTGCAGATCCCCGAGCGGCTGGTGACCTTCACGGAGGGCAAGGCGTCAGTGGAGATCCCGGGCCCGGGCGACTCCGAGCCGGTCAAGAAGCCGATCAAGATCGGCCTTTCCGACGGCATGATCGTGGAGGTGGCGGACGGCCTGGGCGAGAAGGACTTGGTGGTCGAGCGGCCGCCCAAGAAGATCGAGTAG
- a CDS encoding radical SAM protein, translating to MSRRLHERHSFLREAEVFLQAVPHQGSFRVALCYPNLYFVAMSNLGFQSIYQMLNALPDVLCERAFLPDDRDREELQRSGQSLVSLESGTDLRRFHALAFSVSFENDYLHVLQMLRLAGIPLRAADRGKDDPLVILGGSALFLNPEPLAPFADLVAVGEGEALVPKMMEALVGASDPRRGLEALGEKDGFYVPSRHSVRYHKDGTVAAYDGPGPAIRQRGWPGKMALPQSVVLTPHTEMSMKFMVEISRGCPCMCRFCWAGYNYLPVRGFSRRAIVDRAREVRAATGKIGLVSTAVCDHPEIDGIVEDLAGQGYEVSVASLRLDDLTPDFVFRLADTGVQGLTLAPECGSDRMRRILNKQFTNEEILDKATWIFENGIQNLKLYYMVGLPWEEHADVEAIVTLTEGIRQRMLKVARGRGRIGRIHPSVNPFVPKPGTPYQWLPVPSPKETDRKLQFLRRAFGRMPNVDAICKSVRTGTAQSILALGDRRLGDALELAVREGIDLPRAVRAAGLDPAFYLFRGRSPQETLPWDVVDNGVSKAYHLRELDKSRKEALSPHCPEVQGCIRCGVCLETPNPLYRLPEKWKALGTSPRYLKVAPVS from the coding sequence ATGAGCCGACGGCTGCACGAGCGCCACTCCTTCCTCCGCGAGGCGGAGGTTTTCCTGCAGGCCGTGCCCCACCAGGGCTCGTTCCGGGTGGCCCTCTGCTACCCCAACCTCTATTTTGTGGCGATGTCCAATCTGGGCTTCCAGAGCATCTACCAGATGCTCAACGCCCTGCCCGATGTCCTCTGCGAGCGGGCCTTCCTGCCCGACGACCGGGACCGGGAAGAGCTGCAGCGGAGCGGCCAGAGCCTGGTGAGCCTGGAGTCGGGCACCGACCTCCGGCGCTTCCACGCCCTCGCCTTCTCGGTGTCGTTCGAGAACGACTATCTGCATGTGCTGCAGATGCTGCGGCTGGCGGGGATTCCCCTCCGGGCCGCGGATCGGGGGAAAGACGACCCCCTCGTGATCCTGGGCGGCTCCGCCCTCTTCCTGAACCCGGAGCCCCTGGCTCCCTTCGCGGACCTGGTGGCGGTGGGGGAGGGGGAGGCGCTGGTACCAAAGATGATGGAGGCGCTCGTCGGGGCCTCCGATCCCCGACGGGGCCTCGAGGCCCTGGGAGAGAAGGACGGGTTCTACGTCCCCTCCCGTCATTCCGTGCGCTACCACAAGGACGGCACGGTGGCCGCCTACGACGGCCCCGGCCCCGCCATCCGCCAGCGCGGCTGGCCGGGAAAGATGGCGCTGCCGCAGTCGGTGGTGCTCACCCCCCACACCGAGATGTCCATGAAGTTCATGGTGGAGATCTCCCGGGGCTGCCCCTGCATGTGCCGCTTCTGCTGGGCGGGCTACAACTACCTGCCCGTGCGCGGCTTCTCGCGCCGCGCGATCGTGGACCGTGCCCGCGAGGTCCGCGCGGCCACGGGCAAGATCGGCCTCGTCTCCACCGCCGTCTGCGACCACCCGGAGATCGACGGAATCGTGGAGGACCTGGCGGGCCAGGGCTACGAGGTCTCGGTGGCGTCCTTGCGCCTGGACGATCTCACCCCCGACTTCGTGTTCCGGCTGGCCGACACCGGCGTGCAGGGCCTGACCCTGGCCCCCGAGTGCGGATCCGACCGCATGCGGCGGATCCTCAACAAGCAGTTCACGAACGAGGAGATCCTCGACAAGGCCACCTGGATCTTCGAGAACGGGATCCAGAACCTGAAGCTCTACTACATGGTGGGCCTGCCCTGGGAAGAGCACGCCGATGTGGAAGCCATCGTGACTCTGACCGAAGGGATCAGGCAGCGGATGCTGAAGGTGGCGCGGGGCCGGGGGCGGATCGGCCGTATCCACCCCTCCGTCAACCCCTTCGTGCCCAAGCCGGGCACGCCCTACCAATGGCTCCCCGTCCCGAGCCCCAAGGAGACCGATCGCAAGCTCCAGTTCCTGCGCCGGGCCTTCGGCCGCATGCCCAACGTGGACGCGATCTGCAAGAGCGTGCGTACGGGGACCGCGCAGTCGATCCTGGCTCTGGGCGACCGGCGGCTGGGAGATGCCCTGGAACTCGCGGTGCGGGAGGGGATCGATCTTCCGCGCGCGGTCCGGGCCGCCGGCCTCGACCCCGCCTTCTACCTTTTCCGCGGGCGGAGCCCCCAGGAGACGCTGCCCTGGGACGTGGTCGACAACGGCGTGAGCAAGGCCTACCACCTCCGCGAGCTGGACAAGAGCCGGAAGGAAGCCCTCTCCCCCCACTGCCCCGAGGTCCAGGGCTGCATCCGCTGCGGGGTCTGCCTGGAAACGCCCAATCCCCTCTACCGCCTTCCCGAGAAATGGAAGGCCCTGGGGACATCGCCCCGGTACTTGAAAGTCGCCCCGGTGTCCTAA